In a genomic window of Poecilia reticulata strain Guanapo linkage group LG22, Guppy_female_1.0+MT, whole genome shotgun sequence:
- the LOC103458597 gene encoding cytospin-A: MGNFSTKDNHGNTGAPLESFHTPPSSPQSSIPQLPLPTASPTLPPPPAATITSSGKKPHQCSPRSPIPPPDWKPPPPGGPSSSAVSPAVSPVLKKTGSIVAGKGQASSGRNGGLPTPTSRTSGSQVKSVAVSPIKSLSSVCSAPPATSSVEQSKKERNSSLRESLLPGKEDNDKQSKELAKLLEECRTALGVTDRQDGTTNTTEMLKQLLTEVKCLKTTLKTERGEWLQFQADFQVAVSVADRLKAEAEEELTALRTAHKEIEMELTAAQQRQKEAENQLVTLQGELKETRQKLSVFTEVQDKTEVHARQELKRSNGESTISESKEGTNRGRVRALHMLGGERMDSKSQNLEVRNVVDDSIIDCKGMTRSSLRNVTNEDQDGADVQSNNSRRVTSSERSRSLSRLPPSSDNAANQNGTFQTNSTSTLGSTNRNLGQLRGRTCLDWQEGKFSSDAGKREESLNKYNSALTELPPTKSQDGFNLLLRRHGGSKRNSLLRWCQSRTQGYKNIDITNFSSSWADGLAFCAVYHTYLPSHVPYSSLSPENKRENLSLAFKTGEIVGITPSLTADEMLRAGGPDWQRVLGYVESIYRHFEM, from the exons ATGGGCAACTTTTCCACCAAGGACAACCATGGGAACACAG GGGCACCTTTGGAGAGTTTCCATACTCCACCTTCATCTCCTCAGAGCAGCATTCCCCAACTTCCACTTCCCACCGCATCCCCTACTTTACCGCCACCACCAGCTGCAACCATCACTTCGAGTGGGAAGAAACCACACCAATGCTCTCCAAGGAGTCCTATCCCCCCTCCTGATTGGAAGCCTCCTCCACCAGGTGGCCCAAGCAGCTCTGCAGTCAGTCCCGCAGTGAGCCCTGTTCTCAAGAAAACTGGCAGTATTGTGGCAGGCAAGGGGCAAGCTTCTTCAGGGAGAAATGGCGGCCTACCGACCCCTACATCCAGAACGTCGGGCTCCCAAGTGAAGAGTGTGGCTGTCAGTCCTATAAAGAGTCTTTCTTCGGTGTGCAGCGCACCACCTGCCACCAGCTCTGTGGAGCagagcaagaaagaaagaaacagtaGTCTGAGGGAGTCCCTCCTGCCGGGTAAAGAAGACAAcgacaaacaaagcaaagaacTAGCAAAACTCCTGGAGGAGTGCCGGACTGCACTGGGTGTTACAGACAGACAGGATGGGACCACAAACACAACAG AGATGCTAAAGCAACTGCTCActgaagtgaaatgtttaaagACTACTTTGAAG ACAGAGCGGGGGGAATGGCTACAGTTCCAGGCAGACTTTCAGGTGGCCGTGTCAGTGGCTGACCGCCTGAAGGCCGAGGCAGAAGAGGAGCTTACGGCGTTAAGAACGGCCCACAAGGAAATTGAGATGGAGCTGACCGCTGCtcagcagagacagaaagaggcTGAAAATCAGCTGGTCACTCTACAAGGAGAACTGAAGGAAACCAGGCAAAAACTGTCCGTTTTCACCGAGGTTCAAGACAAAACTGAAGTTCACGCACGACAGGAGCTAAAGAGGTCCAATGGAGAATCCACTATCTCTGAAAGCAAAGAGGGGACCAATCGGGGCAGAGTGAGGGCATTGCACATGCTTGGGGGAGAAAGGATGGACAGTAAGAGTCAGAATCTCGAAGTGAGGAATGTTGTGGACGATTCAATAATAGATTGTAAAGGCATGACCAGAAGTTCCCTGAGAAACGTGACCAATGAGGATCAGGACGGAGCAGATGTTCAGTCCAATAATTCACGAAGGGTAACATCTTCAGAGAGGTCAAG AAGCCTGTCTAGATTGCCTCCATCTTCAGACAATGCTGCCAACCAGAATGGAACCTTCCAGACTAACTCCACTTCAACACTGGGGTCAACCAACAGG aaCTTGGGGCAACTAAGAGGAAGAACATGTCTGGATTGGCAAGAGGGCAAGTTTTCCAGTGATGCTG GAAAGCGTGAAGAGTCTCTAAATAAGTACAACTCAGCCCTCACCGAGCTGCCACCCACGAA ATCCCAGGATGGTTTCAACCTACTGCTGCGTCGCCATGGAGGCTCAAAGAGAAACTCGCTGCTCCGCTGGTGTCAGAGCAGAACCCAAGGATACAAG AATATTGACATCACGaacttcagcagcagctgggcaGATGGCCTCGCATTCTGTGCTGTCTATCACACCTACCTCCCTTCACACGTCCCGTACAGCAGCCTTAGTCCTGAGAATAAG CGAGAAAATCTCAGCCTGGCCTTCAAAACAGGAGAGATTGTGGGGATCACCCCATCACTG ACAGCAGATGAGATGCTGCGAGCTGGTGGACCTGACTGGCAGAGGGTGCTGGGTTATGTGGAGAGCATCTACCGTCACTTTGAGATGTGA
- the LOC103458598 gene encoding CD109 antigen-like, with the protein MRTQMTNMDIIWTLVLSFAASGLTQNSPNATLFLISSPEVLNAGSPTAIAITVFADFHGNLTAEVTHGNTKVTQKGEYQGGVTTILNLPPFPGSLSQNSLLSLTVRGYSENRLLFTNTTSLTYNLRTVSLFIQTDRSSYKPGDAVNVRVVTFQLDNKPYKGRVDISLLDPSGNPFESWNSTGNVGIVLKEFSLPLMSRPGQWMITATVNGVTNEKSFIVEHHDEGTSPFDVMVKTSSQVLLGDDISGSVRVLYPHGQPAHGTLDVTLNNGTAPFLQTETKQIYGSAQFFFSRDQLQALYSSLSASNSHVLHIAVQFRSGSAGLTVNKTVEVHVLPNKFQLMFLNFPSTLKPSLNFSANLRIVRYDRRSLSSLDLKHSVVVQVTQRSSLMNSTTTSLTLPVPENGNVLIQFKLRVQVEMLLIKARFQTHEETLKVYTNYSSPTRSYIQIGPINTLPAQIGLPLQLNVESTIKPERLHFVISSKGQVVAAGTKNYSSSVTLTPELSWYPEACVTVYYIHSDGEITSDTVYISIHQYNHVTLNWSSERAQPGEQVSLTVTGSEPRFQVGITVTAMQNDALPSDLDYRVGQKYNLKMMTNARFYLKNQEGGPGNEEDKSNRSILEQYWNNWMEAAESLLLLDISVGDKNWTSGKITVPNGVSCLGAVAVSVSDNLGLGFTPLPQKLTISNDFSLSLVVPSHLIKGEEIVLEVNVVNHLEQETEVIVLVAQSDAFEFVLMDRTGASIINAQKITLGGHESASALFPIRPLALGEMEIYVDAVSAKASDGLVEKIWVKPEGVEQTFSHTLFLEVMPEKQNSPRSVTFSFPPNLVPGSQRAQVALVGDILALSIENLDSLVQLPTGCGEQNMVHFAPSVFVLQYLEKSSQDDAGIRNKALHYMMQGYEKQLSFQRDDGSFSAFGQSDTSGSTWLTALVLRYFLQAQPYMQIDQTVLTKATAWLLKHQDSRGEFTEVGKLIHTEMRGDQDDSPIALTAYVLLAFLEDDTYSEMYADNVSLSLRYLESKVSSGIVSNYTLCLVAYALALGKSNVEQRVTTELYRRADYRDGVMMWTISGGLRSNSRQQRSAQIEMASYVLLVQFLRGSFLESIPLMKWLSMQRSYLGGFGTTQDTVIALQVLSYYAAFSGANAINLIVNISSPVSSTASLFLIDSTNYRAYQSREINADEDLPLNIYLEGMGFAIFQVNIFYNTKSTQDIKPTTDKDAFILNFDLTYNGSNHIMLSACTRLNDNQEIVHTGMAILEVGMLSGFSLFSGAAVQVDSIRRVDIGPERVSLYLDSVTKADVCVTLPLVRTFKVAHVKDAVLQVYDYYEPTRKTTRTYNTDSLHTTDVCSFCGEKCDNCKPGITISVTSHLLSHSRSAASCSLALLCAGLIMFLVSV; encoded by the exons ATGAGAACACAGATGACCAACATGGACATAATATGGACCCTCGTTCTGTCTTTTGCTGCTTCTGGCTTGACACAGAATTCACCCAA tgCAACGTTGTTTCTGATCTCGAGTCCAGAGGTGCTCAATGCTGGTTCACCCACTGCTATCGCGATTACTGTTTTTGCTGACTTCCACGGCAATTTAACAGCTGAGGTGACACACGGCAACACTAAAGTCACGCAAAAAGGGGAATATCAAGGAG gTGTTACAACTATCCTCAATCTTCCACCT TTTCCTGGCTCTTTATCACAAAACTCACTACTAAGCTTAACTGTGAGGGGCTACAGCGAGAATCGCCTCCTTTTCACAAACACCACATCCCTCACCTACAACCTCCGGACGGTTTCATTGTTCATTCAAACGGACAGATCAAGCTACAAACCGGGCGACGCCGTCAACGTCAGAGTTGTCACTTTCCAACTGGATAACAAACCGTACAAAGGCAGGGTGGACATTTCACTGCTG GATCCCAGTGGGAATCCTTTTGAAAGCTGGAACTCCACAGGAAATGTAGGGATTGTCTTGAAAGAATTCAGTTTACCCCTGATGTCTCGCCCTGGACAGTGGATGATCACAGCAACAGTGAAC GGGGTAACTAATGAGAAATCCTTCATTGTGGAACATCATG ATGAAGGAACTTCTCCTTTTGATGTGATGGTCAAAACATCTTCTCAAGTGCTTCTTGGAGATGACATCTCAGGATCAGTGAGAGTACT TTATCCCCATGGACAACCTGCACATGGGACTTTAGATGTCACCTTAAACAACGGGACCGCTCCATTTCTGCAAACTGAAACCAAACAG ATCTATGGGTCAGCccagtttttcttcagcagagaccAACTTCAGGCTCTGTACTCCTCCTTATCGGCTAGCAACAGTCATGTTCTACACATTGCTGTCCAGTTTAGAAGTGGCTCCGCAg GACTTACTGTGAATAAAACCGTTGAAGTTCATGTGCTGCCAAACAAATTCCAGCTCATGTTCCTTAACTTTCCGTCGACTCTGAAGCCATCcttaaacttttcagcaaat CTCAGGATTGTTAGATATGACAGAAGGTCTCTCAGCTCACTGGATTTGAAGCACTCTGTTGTGGTTCAAGTCACTCAGAGATCCTCTTTGATGAACTCAACGACTACGAGTCTTACTCTCCCCGTGCCTGAGAATGGCAACGTACTCATACAGTTTAAATTACGAGTTCAAGTAGAGATGCTATTGATAAAG GCGAGATTCCAGACCCACGAGGAGACCCTGAAGGTGTACACTAACTACTCCTCCCCTACTCGCTCATATATTCAGATCGGCCCAATCAACACATTGCCTGCACAG ATTGGACTTCCACTTCAACTTAATGTGGAGAGCACCATCAAACCAGAGAGGCTTCACTTTGTG ATCAGCTCTAAAGGTCAGGTGGTGGCCGCCGGTACAAAGAACTACTCGTCTTCAGTCACTCTCACGCCAGAGCTGTCCTGGTACCCTGAGGCCTGCGTCACTGTCTACTACATCCATTCTGATGGGGAAATCACCAGTGACACAGTCTACATTTCTATCCATCAGTACAACCAT GTAACGCTAAACTGGAGCAGTGAGAGGGCCCAGCCCGGTGAGCAGGTGTCGCTCACTGTGACTGGCAGTGAACCCAGGTTTCAAGTAGGAATCACAGTCACAGCGATGCAAAATGATGCTCTGCCGTCTGACCTGGACTACAGAGTTGGACAG AAATATAATCTTAAGATGATGACCAACgcaagattttatttgaaaaaccaAGAAGGTGGACCTGGAAACG AGGAAGATAAATCTAATAGGTCCATTTTGGAGCAATACTGGAACAACTGGATGGAGGCTGCAGAATCTCTGCTCCTGTTGGATATAAGCGTTGG TGACAAGAACTGGACCAGTGGGAAAATAACAGTACCTAATGGTGTTTCCTGCTTAGGAGCTGTAGCAGTGTCAGTGTCGGACAACCTGGGTTTGGGTTTCACTCCTCTGCCACAAAAg CTGACCATATCCAACGACTTCTCCTTGTCCCTTGTTGTCCCTTCACACCTCATCAAAGGAGAGGAGATTGTCCTGGAAGTCAATGTCGTCAACCATTTAGAGCAAGAAACCGAG GTGATCGTGTTGGTAGCCCAGAGTGATGCCTTTGAGTTTGTCTTAATGGACCGAACAGGTGCATCCATTATAAATGCCCAGAAAATTACCTTAGGGGGTCATGAGTCTGCTTCGGCCTTATTCCCCATCAGGCCTTTGGCTCTTGGTGAGATGGAAATATATGTGGATGCTGTGTCTGCAAAAGCCTCAGATGGACTTGTTGAAAAAATCTGGGTGAAG CCTGAAGGAGTTGAACAGACCTTCTCTCACACCTTGTTCTTGGAAGTGATGCCAGAGAAACAAAACTCTCCCAGATCTGtgaccttttcttttcctccaaaTCTGGTACCAGGAAGCCAGAGGGCCCAAGTAGCGCTTGTCG GTGACATCTTGGCTTTGTCAATTGAAAATTTGGACTCACTGGTTCAGCTGCCTACTGGGTGTGGAGAGCAGAACATGGTTCACTTTGCTCCGAGTGTCTTTGTGCTCCAGTACCTGGAAAAATCAAGCCAGGATGACGCAGGGATCAGAAACAAAGCTCTTCACTACATGATGCAAG gTTATGAGAAACAACTTTCTTTCCAAAGAGATGATGGTTCCTTCAGTGCTTTTGGACAAAGTGACACTTCTGGTAGCACTTG GCTGACGGCCCTTGTGCTGCGATACTTCCTCCAGGCTCAGCCATACATGCAGATAGACCAGACAGTCTTAACCAAAGCCACAGCCTGGCTCTTAAAACACCAAGATTCCCGAGGGGAGTTTACTGAGGTCGGCAAGCTTATCCACACAGAAATGCGGGGAGATCAGGATGATAGCCCCATTGCTCTTACTGCTTATGTACTTCTGGCATTTCTGGAGGATGACACTTACTCC GAGATGTATGCGGACAATGTGTCTTTGAGCCTGAGATACCTGGAGAGCAAAGTGTCCAGTGGTATTGTCAGCAACTACACCCTGTGTCTGGTGGCTTATGCTTTAGCTCTGGGCAAAAGTAACGTAGAGCAGAGAGTGACCACAGAGCTCTATAGAAGAGCTGATTACAGAG ATGGTGTCATGATGTGGACAATCTCTGGAGGCCTGAGATCTAACAGCCGGCAGCAACGTTCAGCACAGATTGAAATGGCCTCTTACGTGCTGCTGGTTCAATTTCTGAGAGGCAGCTTCCTCGAAAGTATCCCACTCATGAAGTGGTTGAGTATGCAGAGAAGCTATCTAGGTGGCTTTGGAACTACTCAG GACACTGTAATTGCTCTCCAGGTTTTGTCTTATTACGCTGCATTCAGTGGCGCAAATGCCATCAACCTTATTGTTAATATATCTTCCCCTGTGTCTTCAACTGCATCGCTGTTTCTCATCGATTCAACCAACTATCGAGCTTATCAAAGCAGAGAG ATTAATGCTGACGAAGATTTACCTTTAAATATTTACCTGGAAGGAATGGGATTTGCCATATTTCAG GTGAACATCTTTTACAACACAAAGAGCACACAGGACATCAAGCCCACCACAGACAAAGATGCATTCATATTAAACTTTGATCTTACTTACAATGGCTCCAATCACATAATGTTGTCTGCATGCACAAG atTAAACGATAATCAAGAAATAGTTCACACAGGTATGGCTATACTGGAAGTGGGGATGCTCAGTGGTTTCAGTCTTTTCTCCGGAGCTGCAGTCCAGGTGGATTCTATCAGGAGAGTGGACATAGGGCCTGAAAGAGTCAGCTTGTACCTGGATTCA GTTACCAAGGCAGACGTTTGTGTCACACTTCCTCTTGTAAGAACGTTTAAAGTAGCCCATGTAAAGGATGCTGTGCTGCAGGTTTATGACTACTATGAACCGA caaggaaaacaacaagaacatACAATACAGATAGTCTTCACACCACAGATGTCTGCTCTTTCTGTGGTGAAAAATGTGACAACTGTAAACCTGGAATCACCATTTCTGTGACTTCCCATCTGCTTTCTCACTCAAGAAGCGCTGCGTCCTGCAGCTTGGCTCTCCTGTGTGCTGGACTCATTATGTTCCTTGTTTCAGtctaa